From one Pristis pectinata isolate sPriPec2 chromosome 12, sPriPec2.1.pri, whole genome shotgun sequence genomic stretch:
- the LOC127576574 gene encoding zinc finger protein 239-like: protein MRHQTVHTRERPFCCSTCGKAFTQLSILMTHHRVHTGEKPYICSECRKGFTRSSYLLMHQKVHTGERPFICSSCGKGFSQLSHLMTHQRVHTGERPFACPTCGKGYTKSSSLVAHQRVHTGERPFCCSTCGEGFIQLSSLMTHQRVHTGERPFSCSTCGKGFTHLSSLMRHQRVHTGEKPYTCSECGKGFTQSSEMLMHQRVHTGERPYSCSDCGKGYTRSSDLLRHQRVHTGERPFICSTCRKGFTHSSYLMKHQRVHTGERPYTCSDCGKGFTRSSHLLTHQRIHTGEKPFICSTCGKVFTRLSSLMTHHRVHTGERPFKCPECGKGFPCSSDLLKHQRIHTAEKD, encoded by the coding sequence ATGAGACACCAGACAGTTCACACTAGGGAGAGGCCATTCTgttgctcaacgtgtgggaaagcaTTCACACAGTTATCCATCCTGATGACACACCatcgagttcacactggggagaagccgtacatcTGCTCTGAGtgcaggaagggattcactcggtcgtccTATTTGCTGATGCACCAGAAAGtgcacactggggagaggccgttcatctgctcgtcctgcgggaagggattcagtcAGTTATCCCACctgatgacacaccagcgagttcacactggggagaggcccttTGCCTGCCCTACATGTGGGAAGGGATACACTAAGTCATCCAGTCTGGtggcacaccagcgagttcacactggggagaggccgttctgcTGCTCAACGTGTGGGGAAGGATTCATccagttatccagcctgatgacacaccagcgagttcacactggggagaggccgttctcctgctcaacatgtgggaaaggattcactcatttatccagcctgatgagacaccagcgggttcacaccggggagaagccatacacctgctccgagtgtgggaagggattcactcagtcatctgagatgctgatgcaccagcgggttcacactggggagaggccatacaGCTGTTCCGACTGTGGGAAGGGATACACTCGGTCGTCCGATTTGCTgaggcaccagcgagttcacaccggggagaggccgttcatctgctcgacatgcaggaagggattcactcattcgtCTTACCTGATGaaacaccagcgggttcacactggggagaggccgtacacctgctctgactgtgggaagggattcactcggtcgtcccatttgctgacacaccagcgtattcacactggggagaagccattCATCTGCTCGACGTGTGGGAAAGTATTCACTCGGTTATCCAGTCTGATGACACACCaccgagttcacaccggggagaggccgttcaaatgccctgagtgcgggaagggattcccttgctcatctgacctgctgaaacaccagcgaattcacactgcggagaaagattaa